The region CAGTACGAGTGCTCCTCTCCCGGGAACTTGCCCTCTTGAACCTCTTTTATGAAGCTCTTTACCGCCTCTTCGGCCTCCCTACCCAGCTCGGCGTAGCGCTTTACAAACTTGGGCTTGAAATCTGTGAACAGGCCTACAAGGTCGTGGAAAACGAGAACCTGTCCGTCGCAGAAAGGGCCGGCTCCTATTCCTATGGTTGGAATGGAGAGGCTTTCGGTTATCTCCTTTGCGAGGTCTGCGGGAATCTTCTCCAGGACTACTGCAACGGCCCCTGCCTCCTCTACGGCCTTTGCGTCTTCCAGGATTCTCACTCGCTCCTCTTTTGTTCTCCCCCTGAGCCTGTACCCGCCGTACAGGTTAACGCTCTGGGGTTGGAGGCCTACGTGCCCTATAACCGGTATTCCGGCCTCGGTGATGGCCCTTATAACGCCGGCCATCTCCTTGCCCCCTTCAACTTTTACGGCGTCGCACCCAGTCTCTTTAAGGGCCCTTCCGGCGTTTAAAACGGCGTCCCTCTCTCCCGTTTGGTACGAGAGGAAGGGCATGTCGAATATCACAAGAGCCCTCTCCCTTCCCCTTACAACCGCCTTGGTGTGGTGTATCATCTCCTCCATCGTTACCTGAACGGTTGAAGGGTAGCCGAGGGCAACCATGGCGAGGGAGTCGCCCACCAGTATTGCATCTACGCCGGCCCTGTCTAAGAGCTTTGCCGTAAGGTAGTCGTAGGCGGTCAGAACCGTTATCTTCTCGCCTTTTCTCTTCTTCTCTGCCAGAGTGGCAACTGTAACCCTCATTACTCCTCCTTACACACTTCAGAGAGCCAGGGCAGGTAAACCTTCAGCATCTTCAGGTAGCTCTTGAACCTCTCACAGGGAATCTCACCCCTCTTTACCGCCTCCCTAACCTCACACCCTTCTTCCTCAAGGTGGAGGCAGTCGGAGAACCTGCACTGGTATCTGCCGAACTCGGGGAAGTGAAGCCTTACCTCTTCTCTTTCCATGAAGTTGAGGGCGTCTACCCTCGAGAATCCGGGGGCGTCTCCTATGAAGCCTCCCTCAAAGGGTATGAGCCGCACCTCCCTCGTTGTGTGGCGGCCCCTTTCGGTCTTCCTGCTCACCTGGCCGGTTCTGAGCTCTACCCCTGTGAGCTTCGATATGAGAGAGCTCTTTCCGACCCCCGAGGGGCCTGCAAATATGGAGGTCACCCCCTTTAGCTCCTCCCTCAGCTTTTTAAGCCCCTCTCCGGTTTCAACGCTTGCCGTTACTACCGGGTAGCCGGCGTTCCTATATATCTCAACCCAGCGGTTTAGCTCTTCCCTCTCTTTCGGGTCCAGAAGGTCTACCTTGTTGAAGACCACAACGGTGTCGAGCCCCAGATGGTCGTAAACAACCAGAAGGTTGTCCAGGAGGAAGTTCTGAAACTCTGGGTTTTTAAGGGTCGAGACCACAACCACCTTATCTACGTTGGCTATAGGCGGCCTTACGAGCAGGTTTTTCCTCTCCTTTACCCTCTCTATGGCAAAGGTAGAACTGTCTACCACCCTTCCTTCTACGATGTCTCCGGCAAACACCTTCTCCTTCTTCCTGACCTTCCCCAGCGGAACACCCCTGAGCTCCCTTCCCTCTTCCGGAAGGTAAACCGTTATCTTCTGACCGGCTCTTTCGGTTACAATCCCTTCGGCCATCTATCCCCTTCTCCTGGTTGAGGTTTTGTAAATTATACGCTCGGGAGGTTCAAAATGGTTGAGAAAACCGGCATAACAGATAAGGAAGAGGTTTTCAGAAGGCTCAGAGAGGAGGGCTACACGAACCTCTACGTTTGGAGCGACTCTCCGGGCACTTTCTACGACTGGCACACCCACCCGTTTAACGAGGTGCGCTGGGTGCTCTCGGGGAGGATAACTATGGGAACCCGAGAAGGGGTTGTTACCCTTGGGCCCGGAGATAGACTCGAGGTTCCGGCCGGAACGGAGCACTGGGCCGAAGTGGGGCCTGAAGGGGTGACCTACGTGTGTGGCAGTAAGTTGGAGTAAAGGGGGAGCGGGAAGCTCCCCCGTATCTTATTCGGGCTGTTTCTTGTAGATTTTCACAGGCTTAACGTACCTGTTTACAACCTCTTTTGTATCAAAAACTCCTAACTGGTCGAAGAGGAAGTGAAACTTCTCCAGCAGGGCGTCGAGCATAGGCCTTTTTACATCGTGGGGCAGGTCCCAAAAGGCCTTCTTGAACTTACCGAACGCCTTCTTCCTGGTTTTGTAGATGAATTGCTGCTCAGTCCAGCCCTCCTTCCACTCGTTCTTGAGCTCGGTCTTGAGCCAGTTGTAGATTTCCTGCTTAAAGTCTTCGGGCAGGTACTCGTAGATGATGTTCTGGAATCCGGTTGCAAGGTGTATCTCTGCAGTTTTAACCTCGGGGAACTTGTGGAACAGCTCGTCGGGGAGTGTTGAAGCTCCGTGCTGAACTGCACCGGCCATCTGGTACTTCTTGCGGGCAATCTCCCCTATAGACTCAAGAACGGAGAAGTCCAGCTTAACCTCTGCAACCCTACCGTCGGGCAAAGGGATACCTCCGTGCTCTGTTCCCGTTTGAACGGAGATTTTGCTTATGTGGGGCAGGTTCTCGCCGTACTTGCGAAGCTCTTCGAGGTAACCCTCCATAAAGGCCTCAAACTCCTCGGGAGTAGAGTTCTTACCGCCGATGTGGCCTATCTCACCGCCTACCGATACCGTTACCCCTTCGGGCTCTATCTCCCTGATGTAGGCGGTCATCTTCGCGGTGTTCAGGTAGTTGTGGAGCTGCTGCTCCTTAAG is a window of Thermovibrio ammonificans HB-1 DNA encoding:
- the panB gene encoding 3-methyl-2-oxobutanoate hydroxymethyltransferase, which produces MRVTVATLAEKKRKGEKITVLTAYDYLTAKLLDRAGVDAILVGDSLAMVALGYPSTVQVTMEEMIHHTKAVVRGRERALVIFDMPFLSYQTGERDAVLNAGRALKETGCDAVKVEGGKEMAGVIRAITEAGIPVIGHVGLQPQSVNLYGGYRLRGRTKEERVRILEDAKAVEEAGAVAVVLEKIPADLAKEITESLSIPTIGIGAGPFCDGQVLVFHDLVGLFTDFKPKFVKRYAELGREAEEAVKSFIKEVQEGKFPGEEHSY
- the rsgA gene encoding ribosome small subunit-dependent GTPase A, whose protein sequence is MAEGIVTERAGQKITVYLPEEGRELRGVPLGKVRKKEKVFAGDIVEGRVVDSSTFAIERVKERKNLLVRPPIANVDKVVVVSTLKNPEFQNFLLDNLLVVYDHLGLDTVVVFNKVDLLDPKEREELNRWVEIYRNAGYPVVTASVETGEGLKKLREELKGVTSIFAGPSGVGKSSLISKLTGVELRTGQVSRKTERGRHTTREVRLIPFEGGFIGDAPGFSRVDALNFMEREEVRLHFPEFGRYQCRFSDCLHLEEEGCEVREAVKRGEIPCERFKSYLKMLKVYLPWLSEVCKEE
- a CDS encoding cupin domain-containing protein, with product MVEKTGITDKEEVFRRLREEGYTNLYVWSDSPGTFYDWHTHPFNEVRWVLSGRITMGTREGVVTLGPGDRLEVPAGTEHWAEVGPEGVTYVCGSKLE
- a CDS encoding class II fructose-bisphosphate aldolase; translation: MKTLSVEDIKARTQGVVELKEDRVNVLDAEKVRGELIDDLIYTAVFGDEKAKELARWLIRAIALELNIVPASIHDLYTKGMANEEIDKWFTVPAMNIRGMTYDVMRQIFKVAVDKNVRAFILEIAKSEIGYTDQRPAEYTACALAAAIKEGFEGPVFIQGDHFQFNAKRYFENPEKELESIKALTKEAIEADFFNIDIDPSTLVDYSKPTLKEQQLHNYLNTAKMTAYIREIEPEGVTVSVGGEIGHIGGKNSTPEEFEAFMEGYLEELRKYGENLPHISKISVQTGTEHGGIPLPDGRVAEVKLDFSVLESIGEIARKKYQMAGAVQHGASTLPDELFHKFPEVKTAEIHLATGFQNIIYEYLPEDFKQEIYNWLKTELKNEWKEGWTEQQFIYKTRKKAFGKFKKAFWDLPHDVKRPMLDALLEKFHFLFDQLGVFDTKEVVNRYVKPVKIYKKQPE